From a single Anaerolineales bacterium genomic region:
- a CDS encoding 4Fe-4S binding protein: protein MKIGTMFKDILASFFKKNSTQMYPFEKHPTPERFRGNLFYDPAKCTGCCLCVKDCPSKAIELVTIDRAAKRFVLKYHMDRCIYCGQCALNCRFKCMGMSNKDWEHAALNKEEFAVFYGKEEDVHEMLENLTKPPVDSTGE from the coding sequence ATGAAAATCGGAACCATGTTCAAGGATATTCTGGCGTCGTTCTTCAAAAAGAACAGCACGCAGATGTATCCTTTCGAGAAACATCCCACCCCCGAACGGTTTCGCGGCAACCTGTTCTACGACCCCGCCAAATGCACGGGCTGCTGCCTGTGCGTAAAAGATTGTCCATCTAAAGCCATCGAGTTAGTGACCATTGACCGCGCCGCCAAACGCTTCGTCCTGAAATATCACATGGACCGTTGCATCTACTGCGGACAATGCGCCTTGAATTGCCGCTTCAAATGTATGGGCATGTCCAACAAAGATTGGGAACACGCCGCGCTGAACAAGGAAGAATTTGCCGTGTTTTATGGAAAGGAAGAGGATGTCCACGAAATGCTGGAGAACCTCACTAAGCCGCCTGTTGACTCAACAGGCGAATAA
- a CDS encoding NADH-quinone oxidoreductase subunit H → METPARIRNRVLQPMNTLTSFLTLLIFPAGVTLILMGMFYEWVDRKLVARFQNRVGPRWFQPFADALKLLAKEQITPAIVNPYLFFGLPIFALAGALTAALYVPLFGLTPPHSLTGDLIITIYLLSLPTMCIGLAGWNTTSRFSLIGATRALTQLFAYEAPFLLALLGPALVAGSWQISEINDYAIGHWLILSQPIGFIVAVIGLMGKLELPPFDAPEAETEIVAGALTEYSGRGLMMFHLAKSAELVVGLTLVSAFYLGGLTGIGSFLLKTIALLFFMAILQSLLTRLRIDQTVGLWWRFGAILVLAQILVTILLKG, encoded by the coding sequence ATGGAAACGCCTGCGCGAATACGGAATCGAGTATTACAGCCGATGAACACGCTCACTTCATTCCTCACTTTGCTGATCTTCCCCGCGGGCGTCACGCTCATTCTGATGGGTATGTTCTACGAATGGGTCGACCGCAAACTCGTCGCCCGCTTTCAAAACCGCGTGGGTCCGCGCTGGTTCCAGCCTTTTGCGGATGCGCTCAAACTGCTGGCGAAGGAACAGATCACGCCCGCCATCGTCAATCCCTACCTGTTTTTTGGATTGCCCATCTTCGCGCTCGCGGGAGCATTGACCGCTGCCCTGTACGTTCCGCTGTTTGGACTCACCCCGCCTCACAGCCTGACGGGTGACCTGATCATCACCATCTACCTGCTCAGTCTGCCGACGATGTGCATCGGTTTGGCGGGTTGGAACACCACCAGCCGCTTCTCGCTCATCGGCGCCACCCGCGCCCTGACGCAGCTCTTCGCTTACGAAGCGCCGTTCCTTTTGGCGTTGCTCGGACCTGCTCTCGTGGCAGGCAGTTGGCAGATCAGCGAGATCAACGACTACGCCATCGGTCACTGGCTGATTTTGTCACAGCCTATCGGATTCATCGTGGCGGTCATCGGCTTAATGGGTAAACTGGAACTCCCGCCCTTCGACGCCCCCGAAGCGGAAACGGAAATCGTCGCAGGCGCGTTGACCGAATACAGCGGTCGCGGCTTGATGATGTTCCATCTGGCGAAGTCCGCCGAGTTGGTCGTCGGGCTGACGTTGGTCTCGGCGTTCTATCTTGGCGGCTTGACGGGCATTGGCTCGTTCCTGCTCAAGACCATCGCCCTGCTGTTCTTTATGGCAATTCTGCAATCCCTGCTTACCCGCCTGCGCATCGACCAGACTGTCGGTTTGTGGTGGCGCTTCGGCGCGATTTTAGTACTGGCGCAGATTCTCGTCACCATTTTATTGAAAGGATAA
- a CDS encoding formate/nitrite family transporter — MTEVRIDSLLPAEMATRAEYLGVRKAEMPAINMLMLSILAGAFISLGAIFATTVAAGGMSVTAADGAVAYTTGLPYGVTRLLTGLVFCLGLILVVVGGAELFTGNNLIVMAWASGKVTGRALLRNWVIVYIGNFLGSIGTVILMFFSKQYTFGSDSVGLAALRIGVAKVELEFVQAIALGILCNALVCLAVWLTYSARTTLDKIASIVFPITAFVAAGFEHSIANMYFIPYALFIKNFDPAFMERVGGKVANLDMLTWDAFFVNNLIPVTIGNIIGGAVLVAAIYWVVFLRAKKD, encoded by the coding sequence ATGACTGAAGTACGGATCGACTCGCTGTTGCCCGCCGAAATGGCGACACGGGCGGAGTATCTCGGCGTCCGCAAGGCGGAGATGCCCGCCATAAACATGCTGATGCTTTCCATTTTAGCGGGGGCGTTCATCTCTCTGGGCGCGATCTTTGCCACAACAGTGGCAGCAGGCGGTATGTCCGTTACGGCAGCGGATGGGGCGGTGGCATACACCACAGGTTTGCCTTACGGCGTAACGCGTTTGTTGACCGGATTGGTCTTTTGTCTCGGACTTATTCTGGTCGTCGTCGGCGGCGCGGAACTGTTCACGGGCAACAATCTGATCGTGATGGCATGGGCGAGCGGCAAGGTGACCGGGCGTGCTCTGCTCCGCAATTGGGTCATTGTGTATATTGGAAATTTCCTTGGTTCCATTGGCACAGTGATACTGATGTTCTTCTCGAAACAATATACGTTCGGTTCCGATTCTGTCGGTCTTGCCGCCCTGCGGATCGGCGTTGCGAAAGTCGAGCTTGAATTTGTCCAGGCGATCGCGCTTGGCATTCTTTGTAATGCGCTTGTTTGTCTCGCCGTGTGGCTGACATACAGCGCGCGCACCACGCTGGACAAGATCGCCTCGATCGTCTTCCCGATCACTGCCTTTGTCGCCGCTGGTTTTGAACACAGCATTGCGAACATGTACTTTATTCCATACGCCTTGTTCATCAAGAACTTCGATCCTGCGTTCATGGAGAGGGTCGGCGGCAAGGTTGCCAATTTGGACATGCTCACATGGGATGCATTCTTTGTCAACAACCTGATTCCTGTTACGATTGGGAATATAATAGGCGGTGCGGTGCTGGTTGCCGCCATCTACTGGGTCGTATTCTTGAGAGCAAAGAAAGATTAA
- a CDS encoding Lrp/AsnC ligand binding domain-containing protein: MKAYIMIKIRAGDVKDVVNHLRKVEDVVEAHMTFGPYDAVAVVDTADIAKLGKITALEIQPIPGVEQTLTCLAVDV; encoded by the coding sequence ATGAAAGCGTATATCATGATCAAAATCCGTGCCGGAGATGTCAAGGATGTTGTCAACCACCTCCGCAAAGTTGAAGATGTCGTCGAAGCGCACATGACCTTCGGTCCATATGATGCGGTTGCGGTGGTGGACACAGCCGACATCGCCAAGCTTGGAAAGATCACCGCGCTGGAGATCCAGCCCATCCCCGGTGTCGAACAGACACTGACCTGCCTTGCGGTGGATGTATAA
- a CDS encoding DUF4491 family protein — translation MEINFVGLAAALATFFGIWWGHVSVRKIEREVVNLWIPATIAFVLGLGLWFASTLTSSLPLSAAAGIVGVTLLWDALEIGIRQPRRIKRGEAPANPNNPRHAKILADYPEATTVDLLERDPIGRQYTPQEIAALKEGAK, via the coding sequence ATGGAGATCAATTTCGTTGGGCTTGCCGCCGCGCTGGCGACGTTTTTTGGGATCTGGTGGGGGCATGTATCTGTCCGTAAGATCGAACGGGAGGTCGTGAACTTGTGGATACCAGCCACGATCGCGTTTGTATTGGGGTTGGGATTGTGGTTCGCTTCCACCCTGACCTCGAGCCTGCCTCTGTCTGCGGCGGCGGGTATCGTCGGTGTGACCTTGCTGTGGGATGCGCTTGAGATCGGCATCCGCCAGCCCAGGCGCATCAAGCGTGGAGAAGCTCCTGCCAATCCGAATAACCCTCGTCATGCAAAGATTCTCGCGGATTATCCCGAAGCGACCACTGTGGATTTGCTTGAGCGCGATCCGATCGGAAGGCAATATACTCCTCAGGAGATTGCCGCGCTGAAGGAAGGTGCAAAATGA
- a CDS encoding methylenetetrahydrofolate reductase C-terminal domain-containing protein, giving the protein MPGFTPGRRYQPPFMPFKRQPLKKRALAKIELAVKGPLFGCRMCGNCLLQETAFICPMECPKGLRNGPCGGSTPEKCYVDESRPCIWYKIYERSFKLGREALLLEVLPPMDWNKAGHDSWGDVFEQAGKIGLKTIAAGLTSGKPGSVSQTLDSIFKPVRQPDWWQGDAEYHAPKYDEPVSELERRLKAGEFVVAAEVTPPLSIDTDKFKQNIEMLKPYTAALNFTDSASAIPRMSSMACSKIALDLGADPVMQITGRDHTRVSLQSSVMGASALGIRNMLCLTGDSMVLGSGPQGRMDVVDLDGIQMLWILRRMRDEAKYLDGREIKTSPKYFLGAAASPFASNMKFQALREQKKVNAGAQFFQTNVVFDADALDEWLNEISKRNILDKVHILIGITPLKNYKTAAYMDKKIPGVFVPETILKRMEAAKEKGGEQKEGLQIALELVEKVKAKQGVSGIHLMAVGWEEIVPRIVVEAGLEKHSEQSVDISSAMSLTA; this is encoded by the coding sequence ATGCCGGGCTTCACACCAGGTCGCCGTTACCAGCCGCCGTTCATGCCGTTCAAACGCCAGCCGCTCAAAAAACGCGCGCTCGCAAAGATCGAACTGGCAGTCAAGGGACCTCTGTTCGGCTGCCGCATGTGCGGCAACTGCCTCCTGCAGGAAACCGCCTTCATCTGCCCGATGGAATGCCCGAAGGGGCTGCGCAACGGACCGTGCGGCGGCTCAACCCCCGAAAAATGTTACGTGGACGAGTCGCGCCCGTGCATTTGGTATAAGATCTACGAACGGTCTTTCAAACTTGGTCGTGAAGCGTTATTGCTTGAAGTGCTGCCGCCCATGGATTGGAATAAGGCAGGACACGATAGTTGGGGCGATGTGTTCGAACAAGCGGGCAAAATTGGACTAAAGACCATCGCCGCGGGTCTGACTTCGGGGAAGCCTGGTTCTGTTTCTCAAACATTGGATTCCATCTTCAAGCCTGTGCGCCAGCCCGATTGGTGGCAGGGCGATGCAGAATATCACGCGCCGAAATATGACGAACCCGTTTCCGAACTGGAACGCAGATTGAAAGCAGGCGAGTTCGTCGTCGCGGCGGAAGTCACGCCTCCCCTTTCCATCGACACGGACAAATTCAAACAGAATATCGAAATGCTCAAACCGTATACCGCGGCGCTCAATTTCACCGACAGCGCGTCGGCGATTCCGCGCATGTCATCGATGGCGTGCAGCAAGATCGCATTGGACTTGGGCGCCGACCCCGTGATGCAGATCACCGGGCGCGACCATACCCGTGTCAGTCTGCAATCGAGCGTGATGGGCGCATCCGCGTTGGGGATTCGCAACATGTTGTGTCTGACAGGCGACAGCATGGTGCTGGGATCCGGTCCGCAAGGGCGCATGGATGTTGTCGACTTGGACGGAATTCAAATGCTGTGGATCCTGCGCCGGATGCGGGATGAAGCGAAATATCTCGACGGGCGTGAGATCAAAACTTCGCCGAAATATTTCCTCGGTGCGGCGGCATCACCGTTCGCATCCAACATGAAGTTTCAGGCGTTGCGCGAGCAGAAGAAGGTCAACGCGGGGGCGCAGTTCTTCCAAACCAATGTAGTCTTTGATGCAGACGCGCTCGACGAATGGCTGAATGAAATTTCCAAGCGGAATATTTTGGATAAAGTTCACATTCTGATCGGCATCACCCCGCTGAAGAATTACAAAACCGCCGCGTACATGGACAAGAAAATCCCCGGCGTGTTCGTGCCGGAGACAATTCTAAAACGCATGGAAGCCGCCAAGGAAAAAGGCGGCGAACAGAAAGAAGGTTTACAGATCGCGCTGGAGTTGGTGGAAAAAGTAAAAGCCAAACAAGGCGTGAGCGGCATTCACCTGATGGCAGTCGGCTGGGAAGAGATCGTACCGCGCATTGTGGTCGAAGCAGGGTTGGAGAAACATTCCGAGCAAAGCGTGGACATTTCTTCGGCAATGTCTCTGACTGCTTGA
- a CDS encoding ABC transporter ATP-binding protein: MKNLLRITPFLRPYVRQIAVTLVTLLTLTGLNLIVPRVIQSVIDDGLIRGDTAYLVRAALLLLGLGLGSALLSMVNRYVSEWVAVHVGYDLRNRMYDHIQYLPFEYHDHAQSGQLISRCIEDVRAIERFSGSSIAELVRFVLLTVGILAVMLSTNVTLALIALLPMIPLILMTGNFGTRIGKLFFAVDAAVGEVSNRLQENVTGVQVVRAFARENFEIKRFEAANMDVFRKWVKVIDEWAKIMPTTNWLTTLGTILILFFGGQMVMSGELTVGAVVAFNAYILMLAEPAQALTGLVNAGGEAAAGAKRVFEVLDVEPAIKSGEDAAALSTLSGEVAFKRVSLRYQDEKTESLSDINVHVKQNQIIALIGPTGSGKTSLVNLIPRFYDVTEGAVLVDGHDVRDVNLTSLRRQIGIVLQTSLLFSDTIRANIAYGRPDATDEEIFAAAKAAQAHEFITGFTKGYDTIVGERGVTLSGGQRQRVAIARALLMDPRILILDDSLSSVDTQTEKLIQAALDTLMEGRTTFVIAHRMSTVRRADMILVMDKGRIVERGTHDELLAKGGLYKEIHDLQLQLRDTFEDEMKEVELIISEKPTHENTIISGRSNSG; the protein is encoded by the coding sequence ATGAAAAATCTTCTTCGTATCACACCCTTTCTCAGACCGTATGTGCGGCAGATCGCCGTCACATTGGTGACCCTGCTGACCCTTACGGGACTTAATCTGATCGTTCCGCGCGTCATTCAATCCGTGATCGACGATGGACTCATACGCGGCGATACCGCCTATCTGGTGCGCGCCGCGCTTCTTCTGCTCGGACTTGGGCTTGGTTCTGCGCTTCTGAGCATGGTCAACCGTTATGTTTCAGAGTGGGTCGCCGTGCATGTCGGCTATGACCTGCGCAACCGCATGTATGACCATATCCAGTACCTGCCGTTCGAATACCATGACCACGCCCAATCGGGGCAGTTGATCTCGCGCTGTATCGAAGACGTGCGCGCCATCGAGCGTTTCTCCGGCTCATCCATCGCGGAATTGGTGCGGTTCGTGCTGCTGACAGTCGGCATCCTTGCCGTGATGCTTTCCACGAACGTCACGCTGGCGCTGATCGCGCTCCTGCCGATGATCCCCCTGATCCTGATGACGGGCAATTTCGGCACGCGCATCGGCAAGTTGTTCTTCGCAGTGGATGCGGCGGTGGGCGAAGTCTCCAACCGTTTGCAGGAGAATGTGACCGGCGTACAGGTCGTCCGCGCCTTTGCGCGGGAGAACTTCGAGATCAAGCGCTTTGAAGCCGCCAATATGGACGTGTTCCGCAAGTGGGTCAAGGTCATTGACGAGTGGGCGAAGATCATGCCGACCACCAACTGGCTGACCACGCTTGGCACGATCCTGATCCTGTTCTTTGGCGGACAGATGGTGATGAGCGGCGAACTGACCGTCGGCGCGGTGGTGGCGTTCAATGCCTACATCCTGATGCTGGCGGAACCTGCCCAAGCACTGACGGGGCTTGTCAACGCGGGCGGCGAAGCGGCGGCGGGTGCCAAGAGGGTGTTCGAAGTTCTGGATGTGGAACCAGCCATAAAGTCCGGAGAAGATGCGGCGGCGTTATCCACATTGAGCGGCGAAGTTGCATTCAAGCGCGTCTCACTGCGCTATCAGGATGAGAAGACCGAGTCGCTTTCGGATATCAACGTGCATGTGAAACAGAACCAGATCATCGCCTTGATCGGACCGACAGGCTCGGGCAAGACATCGCTGGTGAATTTGATCCCCCGCTTTTACGATGTGACCGAGGGCGCGGTGCTGGTGGATGGACACGATGTGCGCGATGTGAACCTGACATCCCTGCGAAGGCAGATCGGGATCGTGCTGCAAACGTCGCTGTTGTTCTCGGATACCATCCGCGCGAATATTGCCTATGGCAGACCCGATGCGACCGATGAAGAGATTTTTGCCGCCGCCAAAGCGGCGCAGGCGCATGAATTCATTACGGGCTTCACGAAGGGATATGACACCATCGTGGGCGAGCGCGGCGTGACGCTCTCCGGCGGACAGCGCCAGCGTGTGGCGATCGCGCGCGCGTTGTTGATGGACCCGCGCATTTTGATCCTCGATGATTCGCTTTCGAGCGTGGATACACAGACGGAGAAGCTCATCCAGGCTGCGCTGGATACCTTGATGGAAGGTCGCACCACCTTTGTGATCGCGCACCGTATGAGCACGGTCCGCCGCGCGGATATGATCTTGGTGATGGATAAAGGCAGGATCGTCGAGCGCGGCACGCATGACGAATTGCTCGCCAAGGGCGGCTTGTATAAGGAGATCCACGACCTGCAATTGCAGCTGCGGGACACCTTTGAAGACGAAATGAAGGAAGTTGAGTTGATCATCAGCGAGAAACCGACGCATGAGAACACCATCATTTCGGGCAGGTCAAATTCAGGATAA
- a CDS encoding ATP-binding protein, which produces MTADSKYNEYLYKMSAHLRRGLGEVQRKVNDLYKVEELEDYIDSKDSPIEHIHAALVPLMAQVNDFHDYALTVTDRMELHLDEVDVHAVMDGVLTIADQLVEAGSGLRLEEDIAENLPSVEADAERLTQALLNYIHNAVKFTESGTITVRVTRETQNILFEVSDTGIGIPEEKQELVFEPFETILDDKTDPRLGFGIGLKLVEHIIDLHDGETWFESREGAGSSFFFTIPV; this is translated from the coding sequence ATGACTGCTGACAGTAAATACAACGAATACCTGTACAAGATGTCCGCGCACCTGCGCAGGGGATTAGGCGAAGTGCAGAGGAAGGTCAATGACTTGTACAAGGTCGAAGAACTTGAAGATTACATTGACTCAAAAGATTCGCCCATCGAGCATATCCATGCCGCATTGGTGCCGTTGATGGCGCAGGTCAATGACTTTCATGACTATGCCCTGACCGTAACTGACAGGATGGAACTACACCTTGACGAAGTGGATGTCCATGCTGTGATGGATGGCGTGTTGACCATCGCCGACCAGCTTGTGGAAGCCGGATCCGGCTTGAGATTGGAAGAGGATATCGCCGAGAATCTGCCGTCGGTGGAGGCGGACGCGGAGCGGCTCACACAGGCGTTGTTGAATTACATCCACAACGCCGTCAAATTCACCGAGAGCGGCACGATCACCGTCCGTGTGACGCGGGAGACGCAGAACATCCTGTTCGAAGTCAGCGACACGGGTATTGGCATCCCCGAGGAAAAGCAGGAACTGGTCTTCGAGCCGTTCGAGACCATTCTGGATGACAAAACCGACCCGCGCCTGGGGTTTGGTATCGGTCTCAAGCTCGTCGAGCACATCATTGACCTGCACGACGGCGAGACCTGGTTCGAGAGCCGCGAAGGGGCGGGAAGTTCGTTCTTTTTCACGATCCCGGTGTAA
- a CDS encoding ABC transporter ATP-binding protein yields MATKIIPPTFITQSEEQLDKFYDPVVARGLLQFLKPYAGRMAFALGLMVIVTAAAVSGPYFVKLAIDDGIGANDMTALRNIALAYLVVSIIQLGLNYWRVRIMARVGQHILYDVRTVMFDHLQKLSLSFYNRYSVGRVITRVINDVGTLREFITWAVLAIVRNLLGIVGTIIAMLSLNLELSLLTFAVLPIMVWATIIFRKVARKNYRKVRAAVSWANSVLAENVNGVRVVQAFSRQRHNHEQFKGYVNRYFLETSLDAAKVASLFTPVIDILGAVATALVVYIGGTAVLGESITAGVLIAFILYIDRFFEPIRDLSRRFDTLQSTMAGGERILELLNTPVEVRDAEDAREMPPITGAVRFDNVSFHYSDDPTLVLDQINLDVKPGETVAFVGETGAGKTTIVKLLTRFHDPTDGCVLVDGVDLRTVTQQSLRRQMGMVLQDPFLFNGTVRENILFGRLDASDDDVIAAAQAVGAHDFIVNLKNGYETSVEEGGATLSVGQRQLLSFARALLANPRILILDEATSSVDMQTEQIIQTALARLLKGRTSFVIAHRLSTITNADKIVVIEDGNIAEQGTHTELLAKQGKYFDLYKTGFQE; encoded by the coding sequence ATGGCAACTAAAATCATCCCACCAACATTCATCACCCAGTCCGAAGAGCAGTTGGACAAGTTCTACGATCCCGTCGTTGCACGCGGACTTTTGCAGTTCCTGAAACCATACGCCGGACGCATGGCGTTTGCATTGGGACTGATGGTCATTGTCACCGCCGCCGCGGTTTCGGGACCGTACTTTGTCAAACTGGCAATTGACGACGGCATTGGCGCGAACGATATGACCGCCCTGCGGAATATCGCGCTCGCCTATCTGGTCGTCTCCATTATTCAATTGGGACTGAACTATTGGCGCGTGCGCATCATGGCGCGGGTCGGGCAGCATATTCTGTATGACGTCCGTACGGTCATGTTCGACCATCTGCAAAAATTGTCGCTGAGTTTCTACAACCGTTACAGCGTAGGGCGCGTCATTACCCGCGTCATCAACGATGTGGGAACTCTGCGCGAGTTCATCACCTGGGCGGTGCTGGCGATTGTCCGCAACCTGCTCGGGATCGTCGGCACCATCATCGCAATGTTGTCGTTGAATCTCGAACTGTCCCTGCTGACCTTTGCCGTCCTGCCGATCATGGTCTGGGCAACGATCATTTTCCGCAAGGTGGCGCGCAAGAACTATCGCAAGGTGCGCGCGGCGGTCTCGTGGGCGAACTCGGTGCTGGCGGAGAACGTCAACGGCGTGCGCGTGGTGCAGGCTTTCTCCCGTCAACGGCACAACCATGAGCAATTCAAAGGCTACGTCAACCGTTATTTTCTTGAGACCAGTCTCGATGCCGCCAAGGTTGCTTCGCTGTTCACGCCGGTGATCGACATCCTCGGCGCAGTAGCGACTGCACTGGTCGTGTACATCGGCGGGACGGCTGTGTTGGGCGAGTCTATTACGGCGGGCGTGCTCATCGCCTTCATACTGTACATTGACCGCTTCTTCGAACCCATCCGCGACCTGAGCCGCCGTTTCGATACGCTTCAATCCACGATGGCGGGCGGCGAGCGCATTTTGGAACTGCTCAATACGCCGGTCGAGGTTCGGGATGCGGAAGATGCCCGGGAGATGCCGCCAATTACCGGCGCGGTCCGATTCGATAACGTCTCCTTTCATTATTCCGATGACCCGACCCTTGTCCTCGATCAAATCAATTTGGATGTAAAACCCGGCGAGACGGTTGCCTTCGTCGGCGAGACGGGTGCGGGCAAGACGACCATCGTCAAACTGCTGACGCGCTTCCATGACCCAACCGACGGCTGTGTGCTCGTGGACGGCGTTGACCTGCGGACGGTGACTCAGCAATCCCTGCGCCGGCAGATGGGCATGGTCCTGCAAGACCCGTTCCTGTTCAATGGCACGGTCAGGGAGAATATCCTGTTCGGGCGGCTGGATGCCAGCGACGATGACGTGATCGCCGCCGCGCAAGCGGTTGGCGCGCATGATTTCATCGTGAATTTGAAGAATGGCTATGAAACATCCGTGGAGGAGGGCGGCGCGACTCTGAGCGTTGGTCAGCGGCAATTGCTCTCATTTGCGCGCGCACTGCTGGCAAATCCCCGAATTTTGATATTGGACGAAGCAACATCATCCGTTGATATGCAGACCGAGCAGATCATCCAGACGGCATTGGCGCGCTTGTTGAAAGGACGCACATCCTTTGTCATTGCGCATCGTCTCTCCACCATCACGAATGCGGATAAGATCGTTGTGATCGAAGACGGAAATATCGCCGAGCAGGGAACACATACTGAATTGCTGGCGAAGCAGGGTAAATACTTTGATCTGTACAAAACGGGATTTCAGGAGTGA
- a CDS encoding LysM peptidoglycan-binding domain-containing protein codes for MKKHIFWMLLALLFATVGLLPSIRADARLGHVSPNLSAQALIAEVNALRASENLPALQVNQILARTAQTHADYIAGTGVLTQFSADGKRPYQRALDAGYSVAGDISVGGLFAELIYSGSTISPADVVSAWKSDASQLRSLLSPDLRDAGAGMAVANGITYYVLDLGSEVDESPPTSTPETPGQFVISTAGARGTEAVIVIVSTPQPDGETVHIVRRGDALWSIALAYGTTVDDLKRLNRLASENIFEGQSLQIRQAVTGTPPPTETPAGTATLGIPTSTATLPVTATITSTATPEPVAPASLRSGGMVVGVIVIVALLAAGVGSLLGRKKSGKAAD; via the coding sequence ATGAAAAAACATATTTTTTGGATGCTGCTCGCGCTTCTTTTCGCGACCGTCGGTCTGCTACCGTCCATACGGGCGGATGCCCGTCTCGGGCATGTTTCCCCCAACCTCTCCGCCCAGGCTTTGATCGCGGAAGTGAACGCTTTGCGGGCTTCGGAGAATTTGCCAGCCCTTCAGGTCAATCAGATCCTGGCGCGCACCGCGCAGACTCACGCAGATTACATCGCCGGCACCGGCGTGCTGACCCAGTTCAGCGCGGATGGAAAACGCCCCTACCAGCGCGCGCTGGATGCGGGCTATTCGGTGGCGGGGGATATCTCGGTGGGCGGGCTGTTCGCGGAGTTGATCTATTCGGGCTCAACCATCTCTCCAGCGGATGTCGTGAGCGCGTGGAAGAGCGATGCAAGTCAGTTGCGCTCCTTGCTTTCTCCTGACCTGCGTGATGCTGGCGCTGGCATGGCGGTTGCAAATGGCATCACGTACTATGTGCTGGACCTCGGCTCGGAAGTGGACGAATCCCCGCCGACCTCCACGCCGGAAACGCCGGGTCAGTTCGTCATTTCCACAGCCGGCGCGCGCGGCACGGAGGCTGTGATCGTCATCGTCAGTACGCCGCAACCAGACGGCGAGACGGTCCATATCGTGAGGCGGGGAGATGCATTGTGGAGCATCGCGCTGGCGTACGGCACAACAGTCGACGATTTGAAGCGCCTGAATCGCCTCGCGTCTGAAAATATCTTCGAGGGGCAAAGTCTGCAGATCCGGCAGGCGGTGACAGGCACACCGCCTCCGACCGAAACCCCAGCTGGGACCGCGACGCTTGGCATTCCCACATCCACCGCCACACTTCCCGTTACCGCCACCATCACATCCACCGCCACGCCGGAACCGGTCGCGCCGGCATCCCTTCGCAGCGGCGGGATGGTGGTTGGCGTCATTGTCATCGTTGCGCTTTTGGCGGCAGGGGTTGGCTCGCTGCTTGGGCGAAAAAAATCAGGAAAAGCGGCGGATTAA
- the hycI gene encoding hydrogenase maturation peptidase HycI: MSTKCWRTSLSRLLTQQANKRIAIVGIGNELRGDDAAGMLVVRALSLRVVNLDSLRIIEGGHIPENATANLRKLAPDLVLLIDAADMGKEAGSIALIPMEQIEGMSANTHSLPLSMLARYLTLELNCEVALLGIQPKSVEMGEPVSDEVNQAVRDIAEEMSTLCSECFSNPASTTMRGTISSQPTAIR, translated from the coding sequence ATGTCCACGAAATGCTGGAGAACCTCACTAAGCCGCCTGTTGACTCAACAGGCGAATAAACGAATTGCCATCGTCGGCATCGGCAATGAGTTGCGCGGCGATGATGCGGCAGGGATGCTCGTTGTCCGTGCTTTGAGTTTGCGTGTAGTCAATTTAGACAGTTTGCGAATTATTGAAGGTGGACACATCCCCGAAAACGCCACAGCCAACTTGCGAAAACTCGCCCCCGATTTGGTGCTGCTTATCGACGCCGCCGATATGGGAAAAGAAGCGGGGAGCATTGCGCTCATCCCCATGGAACAGATCGAAGGAATGAGCGCCAACACACACAGCCTGCCGCTGTCCATGCTGGCGCGCTATTTGACCTTGGAATTAAATTGCGAAGTCGCCCTGCTTGGGATTCAACCGAAGTCGGTTGAAATGGGTGAGCCTGTCAGCGATGAAGTGAATCAAGCAGTCAGAGACATTGCCGAAGAAATGTCCACGCTTTGCTCGGAATGTTTCTCCAACCCTGCTTCGACCACAATGCGCGGTACGATCTCTTCCCAGCCGACTGCCATCAGGTGA